The following coding sequences are from one Oryzisolibacter sp. LB2S window:
- a CDS encoding helix-turn-helix domain-containing protein — protein MSTAFESIKQGLQEAIAHAKGDVRGVRVHRPREIDVKAVRAKVGMTQEQFAARFGFSTATLRHWERGDRTPHGPALVLLNVIERNPQAVIEALA, from the coding sequence ATGAGCACCGCATTCGAGAGCATCAAGCAGGGCTTGCAGGAAGCCATCGCCCACGCCAAGGGTGACGTGCGCGGCGTGCGCGTGCATCGTCCCCGCGAGATCGACGTGAAGGCCGTGCGTGCCAAGGTGGGCATGACTCAGGAACAGTTCGCTGCCCGCTTCGGATTCTCCACGGCAACGCTGCGGCACTGGGAGCGCGGCGACCGCACCCCGCATGGCCCGGCGCTGGTGCTGCTCAACGTGATTGAGCGCAACCCACAAGCCGTTATCGAGGCTTTGGCATGA
- a CDS encoding tripartite tricarboxylate transporter substrate-binding protein, whose protein sequence is MAVAALTGAVLALSLPLAARAADIYPSKPIKLVVPFAAGGSTDIVARIIAEGMRSTMGQAIVVDNKAGAGGVIGTEAVAQAAPDGYTIGMATVSTMTINPFLFTRAAGLPAKLTPVANLVNMPAVYMVHPKLGVNTFEAFVAKAKAEPGKISGAVPGLGTLGHLLLASFNDTLKTDIQIVPYRGSGPALNDALAGMVQLMPDQLPSAMPHIKSGKLIPFVQASEARSPELPNVPTFKELGYDNLNQLGISWFGIVAPKGTPAPIVQRLQEAAVKAAHLPEVQKRLKTVGASPSNMDQSQFPAQIAQESQRNKALLDRLGVKPE, encoded by the coding sequence ATGGCCGTCGCCGCCCTGACGGGCGCCGTCCTGGCCCTGTCCCTGCCGCTGGCCGCGCGTGCCGCCGACATCTACCCGAGCAAGCCCATCAAGCTGGTGGTGCCGTTTGCCGCGGGCGGCTCCACCGACATCGTGGCGCGCATCATCGCCGAGGGCATGCGCAGCACCATGGGCCAGGCCATCGTGGTGGACAACAAGGCCGGCGCGGGCGGCGTGATCGGCACCGAGGCGGTGGCCCAGGCCGCGCCCGACGGCTACACCATCGGCATGGCGACGGTGAGCACCATGACCATCAACCCGTTTCTGTTCACGCGCGCCGCCGGCCTGCCGGCCAAGCTCACGCCCGTGGCCAACCTGGTGAACATGCCGGCCGTGTACATGGTCCACCCAAAGCTAGGCGTGAACACTTTTGAAGCCTTCGTCGCCAAGGCCAAGGCCGAGCCGGGCAAGATCAGCGGCGCCGTGCCCGGCCTGGGCACGCTGGGCCATCTGCTGCTGGCCTCGTTCAACGACACGCTCAAGACCGACATCCAGATCGTGCCCTACCGCGGATCGGGCCCGGCGCTCAACGACGCGCTCGCGGGCATGGTGCAGCTCATGCCCGACCAGCTGCCCTCGGCCATGCCGCACATCAAGAGCGGCAAGCTCATCCCCTTTGTGCAGGCCTCCGAGGCGCGCTCGCCCGAGCTGCCCAATGTGCCCACCTTCAAGGAGCTCGGCTACGACAACCTGAACCAGCTCGGCATCAGCTGGTTCGGCATCGTCGCACCCAAGGGCACGCCCGCGCCCATCGTCCAGCGCCTGCAGGAGGCCGCCGTCAAGGCCGCCCACCTGCCCGAGGTGCAAAAGCGCCTCAAGACCGTGGGCGCCAGCCCGAGCAACATGGACCAGAGCCAGTTCCCGGCGCAGATCGCCCAGGAGTCGCAGCGCAACAAGGCGCTGCTCGACAGGCTCGGCGTCAAGCCCGAATGA
- the rarD gene encoding EamA family transporter RarD: protein MHPGIAYATLAYVIWGLFPLYFQFFRSVSPLEIIAHRTLWSLVFLAAVLIWRRRLAWLAPLLRQPRVLGVFALSALLLAGNWLVYVWAVTNGQVLESSLGYFMLPLVSVALGTVFLHERPRPGQWLAVAIAAAGVAWLTWQTGRLPWAALALALTFGFYGLLRKTAPLGALEGLSLETALLLPLALGYLAWTGQAGQAAWTQAGPGLLAALLAVGPITAVPLLLFAAGARRIPLATLGLLQYISPMLQFVLGVWLLGEVASPARMVGFGLIWAALLCYSLEGLWRQRVARLAM from the coding sequence ATGCACCCAGGCATTGCCTACGCCACCCTCGCCTACGTCATCTGGGGGCTGTTCCCGCTGTATTTCCAGTTCTTCAGGTCCGTGTCGCCGCTGGAGATCATTGCCCACCGCACGCTGTGGTCGCTGGTCTTCCTCGCAGCCGTGTTGATCTGGCGGCGGCGGCTCGCCTGGCTTGCGCCGCTGTTGCGCCAGCCGCGCGTGCTCGGGGTGTTTGCGCTGTCGGCGCTGCTGCTTGCGGGCAACTGGCTGGTCTATGTCTGGGCCGTGACCAACGGCCAGGTGCTCGAATCGAGCCTGGGCTACTTCATGCTGCCGCTGGTGAGCGTGGCCCTGGGCACGGTGTTCCTGCACGAGCGGCCACGGCCCGGCCAGTGGCTGGCCGTGGCGATCGCCGCGGCGGGCGTGGCCTGGCTCACCTGGCAGACCGGGCGCCTGCCCTGGGCGGCGCTGGCGCTGGCCCTGACCTTCGGCTTTTACGGCCTGCTGCGCAAGACGGCGCCGCTCGGCGCGCTCGAGGGCCTGTCGCTCGAGACGGCGCTGCTCTTGCCGCTGGCGCTGGGGTACCTCGCCTGGACGGGGCAGGCCGGGCAGGCGGCCTGGACGCAGGCCGGCCCGGGGCTGCTCGCGGCGCTGCTGGCCGTGGGGCCGATCACGGCCGTGCCGCTGCTGCTGTTTGCCGCGGGCGCGCGGCGCATTCCGCTGGCCACGCTGGGGCTGCTGCAATACATCTCGCCCATGCTGCAGTTCGTGCTCGGCGTGTGGCTGCTCGGCGAGGTGGCGTCGCCCGCGCGCATGGTGGGCTTCGGGCTGATCTGGGCGGCGCTGCTGTGCTACTCGCTGGAGGGCCTGTGGCGGCAGCGCGTGGCAAGGCTCGCCATGTGA
- a CDS encoding LysR family transcriptional regulator, which yields MHESDHFPESRLLLSRLTRQARLRQLQLLLALQQCGSIGRAAEQLGMSQSAATQALTELERLLDTRLFERHARGIRPTQAGQALTEAARGVMHEIEDAAETLAAMRLGASAALRLGAIPSAAHSILAPLLARFYALHPQVHVDVQEGEGARLVSLLIGGALDAVFCREPAQLPASHAFDALLADEAVFIAAPSHPLAASRCVPLELLADARWVLPTSSIAVRDVFERVVLARLPQAQWFPVSTVSLPVLESLLAQPGAVTVAPRSILPGLGHGAATAGVCVLDLLLPPEALRLAPLGVAYPRETTPALLPEMLALWRAPDA from the coding sequence ATGCATGAATCCGACCACTTTCCAGAGAGCCGGCTGCTGCTGTCGCGCCTGACGCGCCAGGCGCGCCTGCGCCAGCTGCAGCTGCTGCTGGCGCTGCAGCAATGCGGCTCCATAGGCCGGGCAGCGGAGCAACTGGGCATGAGCCAGTCCGCTGCCACGCAGGCGCTGACCGAGCTCGAGCGCCTGCTGGACACGCGGCTGTTCGAGCGCCACGCGCGCGGCATACGCCCGACGCAGGCCGGCCAGGCGCTGACCGAGGCGGCGCGCGGCGTGATGCACGAGATCGAGGACGCGGCCGAGACCCTGGCCGCCATGCGCCTGGGGGCCTCGGCGGCGCTGCGCCTGGGGGCCATACCGTCGGCCGCGCATTCCATCCTCGCGCCGCTGCTGGCGCGCTTCTACGCGCTGCACCCGCAGGTGCATGTGGACGTGCAGGAGGGCGAGGGCGCGCGCCTCGTGTCACTCTTGATCGGCGGCGCGCTCGATGCCGTGTTCTGCCGCGAGCCCGCGCAGCTGCCGGCCAGCCATGCCTTCGACGCGCTGCTGGCCGACGAGGCCGTGTTCATCGCCGCGCCCAGCCACCCGCTGGCCGCCAGCCGGTGCGTGCCGCTGGAGCTGCTGGCCGATGCCCGCTGGGTGCTGCCCACGTCCAGCATTGCGGTGCGCGATGTGTTCGAGCGCGTGGTGCTGGCGCGGCTGCCGCAGGCACAGTGGTTTCCCGTGTCCACGGTGTCGCTGCCGGTGCTCGAGAGCCTGCTCGCCCAGCCCGGGGCCGTGACCGTGGCGCCGCGCAGCATCCTGCCGGGGCTGGGCCATGGCGCGGCCACGGCGGGCGTCTGCGTGCTCGACCTGCTGCTGCCGCCCGAGGCGCTGCGGCTCGCGCCGCTGGGCGTGGCCTATCCGCGCGAGACCACGCCCGCGCTGCTGCCCGAGATGCTGGCGCTGTGGCGCGCGCCGGATGCCTGA
- a CDS encoding FAD-dependent monooxygenase, which translates to MAQTFDVCIRGAGVVGRTLALLLARERLRVALVAPAAGAQADDVRAYALNTASRTLLESVRAWPDAEHATAVLQMQVHADQDGMVCFDAAQQGCDALTWIVDVPALEARLQDAVRFQPQVEQLTEPVAAPLTVVCEGRASRTREEFGAEFDITPYGQHAIATRLVCERPHGQVARQWFAPDGSILAFLPLDGAQGNSVAVVWSVPQEQAAHWLQASDEDFTAQLRVASHDSLGALQALGPRASWPLQQAQARHWCGALPGERSQSWVLAGDAAHNVHPLAGQGLNLGLGDARTLARVLHERAAWRGVGDMRLLRGYERERKAALLPMGMAMDGLQQLFARRESALAALRNWGMKGFERSGPLKAWVARRAMGTD; encoded by the coding sequence ATGGCGCAGACTTTTGACGTATGTATCCGCGGGGCCGGCGTGGTGGGCCGCACCCTGGCACTCTTGCTGGCGCGCGAGCGCCTGCGCGTGGCCCTGGTCGCACCGGCTGCAGGGGCCCAGGCGGACGATGTGCGCGCCTATGCGCTCAACACCGCCTCGCGCACGCTGCTTGAATCCGTGCGCGCCTGGCCGGACGCCGAGCACGCCACGGCCGTGCTGCAGATGCAGGTGCATGCCGATCAGGACGGCATGGTGTGCTTCGACGCCGCCCAGCAGGGCTGCGACGCGCTGACCTGGATCGTGGACGTGCCCGCGCTCGAGGCGCGCCTGCAGGATGCCGTGCGCTTTCAGCCTCAGGTCGAGCAGCTCACCGAGCCCGTGGCCGCACCGCTCACCGTGGTCTGCGAGGGCCGCGCGAGCCGCACGCGCGAGGAGTTTGGCGCCGAGTTCGACATCACCCCCTACGGCCAGCATGCCATTGCCACGCGCCTCGTCTGCGAACGGCCCCATGGCCAGGTGGCGCGCCAATGGTTTGCGCCCGACGGCAGCATCCTGGCGTTTCTGCCGCTCGATGGCGCCCAGGGGAACTCCGTGGCCGTGGTCTGGTCTGTTCCCCAGGAGCAGGCCGCACATTGGCTGCAGGCCAGCGACGAGGATTTCACGGCGCAGCTGCGCGTGGCCAGCCACGACAGCCTGGGCGCGCTGCAGGCATTGGGCCCGCGCGCGAGCTGGCCGCTGCAGCAGGCGCAGGCGCGCCACTGGTGCGGCGCGCTGCCCGGCGAGCGCAGCCAGAGCTGGGTGCTGGCCGGCGACGCCGCGCACAACGTGCACCCGCTGGCCGGACAGGGCCTGAACCTGGGCCTGGGCGACGCGCGCACGCTGGCGCGGGTGCTGCACGAGCGCGCCGCCTGGCGCGGCGTGGGCGACATGCGCCTGCTGCGCGGCTACGAGCGCGAGCGCAAGGCCGCACTGCTGCCCATGGGCATGGCCATGGATGGGCTGCAGCAGCTGTTTGCGCGGCGCGAGAGCGCGCTGGCTGCGCTGCGCAACTGGGGCATGAAGGGCTTCGAGCGCAGCGGGCCGCTCAAGGCCTGGGTGGCGCGCCGCGCCATGGGCACCGATTGA
- a CDS encoding YqaA family protein produces the protein MQQLLDLLALPQFGLSTVFVVAFVSATLLPMGSEPAVFGLVKLNPELFWPAIFVATAGNTLGGAVSWWMGLGAHQAWDAARRRRRAGLHQPEDTKPARELTRAERRARVWLRRWGAKTCLLSWLPVVGDPLCAVAGWLRLPFWPCLMYMAIGKLLRYTVMTAGLVYLVG, from the coding sequence ATGCAACAACTGCTGGACCTGCTGGCCCTGCCGCAGTTCGGCCTGAGCACGGTATTCGTCGTGGCCTTTGTCTCGGCCACGCTGCTGCCCATGGGGTCGGAGCCCGCGGTGTTCGGCCTGGTCAAGCTCAACCCCGAGCTGTTCTGGCCCGCCATCTTCGTGGCCACGGCCGGCAACACGCTGGGCGGCGCCGTGAGCTGGTGGATGGGCCTGGGCGCCCACCAGGCCTGGGACGCCGCGCGCCGCCGGCGCCGCGCGGGCCTGCATCAACCGGAAGACACCAAGCCCGCGCGCGAGCTCACGCGCGCCGAGCGCCGCGCGCGCGTCTGGCTGCGCCGCTGGGGCGCCAAGACCTGTCTGCTCAGTTGGCTGCCCGTGGTCGGCGACCCGCTGTGCGCCGTGGCCGGCTGGCTGCGCCTGCCGTTCTGGCCCTGCCTGATGTACATGGCCATTGGCAAGCTGCTGCGCTACACGGTCATGACGGCGGGGCTGGTGTATCTGGTGGGTTGA
- a CDS encoding type II toxin-antitoxin system RelE/ParE family toxin — protein sequence MNEALRGIAELPTYTRLADKLLSTEERQDLIDYLAEHPKAGDVMEGTGGVRKLRWRRGGQGKSGGVRVIYYYHDDLMPLYLLTLFAKGDKANLTKAECNDLADLVDVLVEIWRGKTS from the coding sequence ATGAATGAAGCCCTGCGCGGTATCGCTGAGCTGCCCACCTATACCCGGCTGGCCGACAAGCTCTTGAGTACGGAAGAGCGCCAAGATTTGATCGACTATCTGGCCGAGCATCCGAAGGCCGGAGATGTCATGGAGGGCACGGGCGGGGTGCGAAAGCTGCGCTGGCGGCGTGGTGGTCAAGGCAAGAGTGGCGGCGTGCGTGTCATCTACTACTATCACGATGACCTGATGCCGCTGTATCTGCTGACGTTGTTTGCCAAGGGTGACAAGGCCAACCTGACCAAGGCCGAGTGCAACGACCTGGCCGACTTGGTTGACGTGTTGGTTGAAATCTGGAGAGGAAAGACATCATGA
- the dusB gene encoding tRNA dihydrouridine synthase DusB, producing MHIGHIPLANRLFVAPMAGVTDRPFRQLCKRLGAGYAVSEMVTSRKDLWASLKTSRRANHEGEPGPIAVQIAGTDAAMMAEAALYNVDRGAQIIDINMGCPAKKVCNKWAGSALMQNEALAVEIAEAVVAACAPHGVPVTLKMRTGWCAAHKNAVQLARRFEEVGVQMLTVHGRTREQGYRGEAEYDTIAAVKAAVRVPVVANGDITSPEKARAVLAATGADAIMIGRAAQGRPWIFREIGHFLATGEHLAPPLVGEVRRLLLEHLQDHYGLYGEASGVRSARKHIAWYVRDLPGGEALRQHINNLEDCAAQWQAVDDYFAALGQQMDRLPAARGDAQTQPQEANHEQEQQH from the coding sequence ATGCACATCGGCCATATTCCTCTGGCGAACCGTCTGTTCGTCGCCCCCATGGCGGGGGTGACGGACCGGCCGTTTCGCCAGCTGTGCAAGCGCCTGGGTGCGGGCTACGCGGTCAGCGAGATGGTGACCTCGCGCAAGGATCTCTGGGCAAGCCTCAAGACCAGCCGCCGCGCCAACCACGAGGGCGAGCCCGGGCCGATTGCCGTGCAGATCGCCGGCACCGACGCCGCCATGATGGCCGAGGCCGCGCTCTACAACGTGGACCGCGGCGCGCAGATCATCGACATCAACATGGGCTGCCCGGCCAAGAAGGTGTGCAACAAATGGGCCGGCTCGGCGCTGATGCAGAACGAGGCCCTGGCCGTGGAGATCGCCGAGGCCGTGGTCGCGGCCTGCGCGCCGCACGGCGTGCCCGTCACGCTCAAGATGCGCACCGGCTGGTGCGCGGCGCACAAGAACGCCGTGCAGCTCGCGCGCCGTTTCGAGGAGGTGGGCGTGCAGATGCTCACCGTCCATGGCCGCACGCGCGAGCAGGGATACAGGGGCGAGGCCGAATACGACACCATCGCCGCCGTCAAGGCCGCTGTGCGCGTGCCCGTGGTGGCCAATGGCGACATCACGAGCCCCGAGAAGGCACGCGCCGTGCTCGCGGCCACGGGCGCCGACGCCATCATGATCGGCCGCGCGGCCCAGGGCCGGCCCTGGATCTTCCGCGAGATCGGCCATTTCCTGGCCACGGGCGAACATCTGGCCCCGCCCCTGGTGGGCGAGGTGCGCCGCCTGCTGCTCGAGCACCTGCAGGACCACTACGGCCTGTACGGCGAGGCCAGCGGCGTGCGCAGCGCGCGCAAGCACATCGCCTGGTATGTGCGCGACCTGCCCGGTGGCGAGGCCCTGCGGCAGCACATCAACAACCTGGAGGACTGCGCGGCGCAGTGGCAGGCGGTAGACGACTACTTTGCCGCCCTGGGCCAGCAGATGGACCGGCTGCCGGCCGCGCGTGGCGACGCGCAGACCCAGCCGCAGGAAGCAAACCATGAGCAAGAACAACAGCATTGA
- a CDS encoding M20 family metallopeptidase: protein MEQLQDFFTRETPRMTALADKIWSLAELRYAETASARLHMEALAASGFRVTAGVADIPTAFMAEWGESGPVIAFLGEYDALSGLNQQSGALVCTPSVDSPGLAGHGCGHHLLGTSAHFAAIALQAHLLASGQKARVRYYGCPAEEGGSGKTFMARAGVFDDVDVALTWHPASFTGVFSQSTLANIQAKFIFHGKASHAAHSPHLGRSALDAVELMNVGVNYLREHMPPSARVHYAVTDSGGLSPNVVQARAEVLYLIRAARNDEAADLYRRVQNVARGAALMTDCRVEIVFDKACSNLLQNRTLNQVLYERLQAEGALTVDAAAQAQAGDFQATLSGDEIDAVSRPLASVLRGKLPRVFEGVAPYDPQADDILFGSTDVADVSWIAPTAQAWVACYAFGTPMHSWQMVSQGQSSLAHAGMVRAARVLAGTAIELLRRPELIAQAKAELLERRQGKPYTCPIPDDVPLPFQRS from the coding sequence ATGGAACAGCTGCAGGACTTCTTCACACGCGAGACCCCGCGCATGACGGCGCTGGCCGACAAGATCTGGTCGCTGGCCGAGCTGCGCTACGCCGAGACGGCGTCGGCGCGGCTGCACATGGAGGCGCTCGCGGCCTCGGGCTTTCGCGTCACGGCGGGCGTGGCCGACATCCCAACGGCCTTCATGGCCGAATGGGGCGAGTCCGGACCCGTGATCGCCTTTCTCGGCGAGTACGACGCGCTCTCGGGCCTGAACCAGCAAAGCGGCGCCCTGGTGTGCACGCCCTCGGTGGACAGCCCGGGCCTGGCGGGCCATGGCTGCGGCCACCACCTGCTGGGCACCTCGGCGCACTTTGCCGCCATCGCGCTGCAGGCGCATCTGCTGGCCAGCGGCCAGAAGGCGCGCGTGCGCTACTACGGCTGCCCGGCCGAGGAAGGTGGCTCGGGCAAGACCTTCATGGCGCGCGCCGGCGTGTTCGACGACGTGGACGTGGCCCTGACCTGGCACCCGGCGAGCTTCACCGGCGTCTTCAGCCAGAGCACGCTGGCCAACATCCAGGCCAAGTTCATCTTCCACGGCAAGGCCTCACACGCCGCGCATTCCCCGCACCTGGGGCGCAGCGCCCTCGACGCCGTCGAGCTCATGAACGTGGGCGTGAACTACCTGCGCGAGCACATGCCGCCCTCGGCGCGCGTGCACTACGCCGTGACCGACTCGGGCGGCCTGTCGCCCAACGTGGTGCAGGCGCGCGCCGAGGTGCTGTACCTGATACGCGCGGCGCGCAACGACGAGGCCGCCGACCTGTACCGGCGCGTGCAGAACGTGGCGCGCGGCGCCGCGCTCATGACCGACTGCCGGGTCGAGATCGTGTTCGACAAGGCCTGCTCCAACCTGCTGCAGAACCGCACCCTCAACCAGGTGCTGTACGAGCGGCTGCAGGCCGAGGGCGCCCTCACCGTGGACGCGGCCGCCCAGGCCCAGGCCGGCGACTTCCAGGCCACGCTGAGCGGCGACGAGATCGACGCCGTGAGCCGGCCGCTGGCCAGCGTGCTGCGCGGCAAGCTGCCCCGGGTGTTCGAGGGCGTGGCGCCCTACGACCCGCAGGCGGACGACATCCTGTTCGGCTCCACCGACGTGGCCGATGTGAGCTGGATCGCCCCCACGGCCCAGGCCTGGGTGGCCTGCTACGCCTTCGGCACGCCCATGCACTCGTGGCAGATGGTGTCCCAGGGTCAGTCCAGCCTGGCCCATGCCGGCATGGTGCGCGCGGCGCGCGTGCTCGCGGGCACGGCGATCGAACTGCTGCGCCGCCCCGAGCTCATCGCCCAGGCCAAGGCCGAGCTGCTCGAGCGCCGCCAGGGCAAGCCCTACACCTGCCCGATTCCGGACGACGTGCCGCTGCCCTTCCAGCGCTCATAA
- a CDS encoding Fis family transcriptional regulator, with protein MSKNNSIEQCVRENLQSYFRDLDGEKPDGVYDMVVRLVERPLLEVVMHHADNNQSRAAEWLGLNRNTLRKKLVEHKLL; from the coding sequence ATGAGCAAGAACAACAGCATTGAGCAATGCGTGCGCGAAAACCTGCAGAGCTACTTTCGCGACCTGGACGGCGAGAAGCCCGATGGCGTGTACGACATGGTCGTGCGCCTGGTGGAGAGGCCGCTCCTGGAGGTGGTGATGCACCACGCCGACAACAACCAGTCCCGCGCCGCGGAGTGGCTGGGGCTGAACCGCAACACCCTGCGCAAGAAGCTCGTGGAGCACAAGCTGCTCTGA
- a CDS encoding DsbC family protein — protein sequence MKLVPSLLAAATLCLGLNAMAQEGTIRKALAERIPQLQQIDEVRPTPMKGLFEVRIGTDLFYTDAQGNYLIQGELIDTKARRNLTEDRINKLTAVDFKSLPLQDAFTIVHGKGERKLAVFEDPNCGYCKRFEKDMQNVDNVTVYLFLYPILSPDSAEKSRNIWCAKDRVAAWQDHMLRDKTPAAASCDTAALQRNLAFGRKYKITGTPTLIFADGSRVPGAIGAQDVEKRLAAAATADK from the coding sequence ATGAAACTTGTCCCCTCCCTTCTGGCAGCCGCCACCCTGTGCCTGGGCCTGAACGCCATGGCGCAGGAGGGCACCATCCGCAAGGCCCTGGCCGAACGCATTCCGCAGCTGCAACAGATCGACGAGGTACGGCCCACGCCCATGAAGGGGCTGTTCGAGGTGCGCATAGGCACGGACCTGTTCTACACCGACGCCCAGGGCAACTACCTGATCCAGGGCGAGCTCATCGACACCAAGGCGCGGCGCAACCTGACCGAGGACCGCATCAACAAGCTCACGGCCGTGGACTTCAAGTCCCTGCCGCTGCAGGACGCCTTCACCATCGTGCACGGCAAGGGCGAGCGCAAGCTGGCCGTGTTCGAGGACCCGAACTGCGGCTATTGCAAGCGCTTCGAGAAGGACATGCAGAACGTGGACAACGTGACCGTGTACCTGTTCCTCTACCCCATTCTGAGCCCCGACTCGGCCGAGAAGTCGCGCAACATCTGGTGCGCCAAGGACCGGGTCGCCGCCTGGCAGGACCATATGCTGCGCGACAAGACCCCGGCCGCCGCGAGCTGCGACACGGCCGCGCTGCAGCGCAACCTGGCCTTCGGACGCAAGTACAAGATCACCGGCACGCCCACGCTGATCTTTGCCGACGGCTCGCGCGTGCCCGGCGCCATCGGCGCGCAGGACGTGGAAAAGCGCCTGGCCGCCGCTGCCACCGCCGACAAGTAA
- the ychF gene encoding redox-regulated ATPase YchF, translated as MSLQCGIVGLPNVGKSTLFNALTKAGIAAENYPFCTIEPNTGVVEVPDPRLAQLAEVVKPERTVPAIVEFVDIAGLVAGASKGEGLGNQFLAHIRETDAIVNVVRCFEDPNVVHVAGRVDPIADIEVIQTELCLADLATVEKALNRYSKAAKSGNDKEAAKLVSLLTPLQAALNEGKPARSVPVSKEDAPLLKQFCLITAKPAMFVGNVAEDGFENNPFLDRLKDYAAAQNAPVVAICAKIEAEMAEMSDEDRDMFLEEMGLEEPGLNRLIRAGYDLLGLQTYFTAGVKEVRAWTIHKGDTAPQAAGVIHGDFERGFIRAQTIAFDDFIQYKGEAGAKDAGKMRAEGKDYVVKDGDVMNFLFNV; from the coding sequence ATGAGCCTGCAATGCGGCATCGTGGGCCTGCCCAATGTCGGCAAGTCCACCCTCTTCAACGCCCTCACCAAGGCCGGCATCGCCGCCGAAAACTATCCCTTCTGCACCATCGAGCCCAACACCGGCGTGGTCGAGGTGCCCGATCCGCGCCTGGCCCAGCTGGCCGAGGTCGTCAAGCCCGAGCGCACCGTGCCCGCCATCGTCGAGTTCGTGGACATCGCGGGTCTGGTGGCCGGCGCGAGCAAGGGCGAGGGCCTGGGCAACCAGTTCCTGGCCCATATCCGCGAGACCGACGCCATCGTCAACGTGGTGCGCTGCTTCGAGGATCCGAATGTCGTCCACGTGGCCGGCCGCGTGGACCCGATTGCCGACATCGAGGTCATCCAGACCGAGCTGTGCCTGGCCGACCTGGCCACGGTCGAGAAGGCGCTGAACCGCTACAGCAAGGCCGCCAAGAGCGGCAACGACAAGGAGGCGGCCAAGCTCGTCTCGCTGCTCACGCCGCTGCAGGCCGCGCTCAACGAGGGCAAGCCCGCGCGCAGCGTGCCCGTCTCCAAGGAGGACGCGCCGCTGCTCAAACAGTTCTGCCTGATCACGGCCAAGCCCGCGATGTTCGTGGGCAACGTGGCCGAGGACGGTTTCGAGAACAACCCCTTCCTGGACCGCCTGAAGGACTACGCGGCCGCGCAGAACGCGCCCGTGGTCGCCATCTGCGCCAAGATCGAGGCCGAGATGGCCGAGATGAGCGACGAGGACCGCGACATGTTCCTCGAGGAAATGGGCCTGGAGGAGCCGGGCCTGAACCGCCTGATCCGCGCCGGCTACGACCTGCTGGGCCTGCAGACCTATTTCACGGCCGGCGTCAAGGAAGTGCGCGCCTGGACCATCCACAAGGGCGACACCGCCCCCCAGGCGGCCGGCGTGATCCACGGCGACTTCGAGCGCGGCTTCATCCGCGCCCAGACCATCGCCTTCGACGACTTCATCCAGTACAAGGGCGAGGCCGGCGCCAAGGACGCGGGCAAGATGCGCGCCGAGGGCAAGGACTATGTCGTCAAGGATGGCGACGTGATGAATTTCCTGTTCAATGTGTAA